The following are encoded in a window of Hippoglossus hippoglossus isolate fHipHip1 chromosome 23, fHipHip1.pri, whole genome shotgun sequence genomic DNA:
- the LOC117757063 gene encoding interferon gamma-like, giving the protein MMVSTAKEVVYLSLCLCVCQVRGSHIPEKMNRTIQNLLRTYNIGALERYNGTPVFPREPLVDSMEVNKMTFMGGVLETYEKLFGQMLEQRPNLTPPTAGGREGLDSAANAVPGAGDDEVRTDLMYILGKIQDLRRHRYQEQSKLLQRLHDLGKVQMDDRTIQSKALGELPWLYAEASSLSSIKKQTRRRRRQARKVIGHQ; this is encoded by the exons ATGATGGTTTCCACGGCGAAGGAAGTGGTCTATCTGtccctgtgtctttgtgtgtgtcaggtcagAGGATCGCACATCCCTGAAAAGATGAACAGAACCATCCAGAACCTCCTGCGTACCTAT AATATTGGGGCCTTGGAGAGATACAACGGGACGCCCGTGTTCCCCAGGGAGCCGCTGGTCGACAGTATGGAGGTAAACAAA ATGACGTTCATGGGCGGCGTTTTGGAGACGTATGAAAAGCTGTTTGGCCAAATGTTGGAGCAGCGGCCGAACCTGACTCCCCCGACAGCCGGGGGCAGAGAGGGTCTCGACTCGGCTGCCAACGCTGTCCCGGGGGCCGGCGATGATGAGGTCAGGACGGACCTGATGTACATTCTGGGGAAGATCCAGGACCTGAGGAGGCATCGCTACCAGGAGCAGAGCAAACTGCTGCAGAGGCTGCACGACCTCGGGAAAGTCCAG ATGGATGACCGCACCATCCAGAGCAAGGCATTGGGCGAGCTGCCGTGGCTGTACGCGGAGGCGAGTTCACTGAGCAGCATCAAGAAGCAGACGAGGCGGCGGCGGAGACAAGCGAGGAAGGTCATAGGTCATCAGTGA
- the dyrk2 gene encoding dual specificity tyrosine-phosphorylation-regulated kinase 2 isoform X1, with protein sequence MLTKKPGASVLPTGKVGEPVYSPGHSGSQTTSPVALPPLRNNNHHLLTGGSKAAMSDAVQLSSQSQVHITQLYEDNKRPVLTSQPNGLAPLSSTRPGLPLPDRQTSSSDPGHHGRQGSATSNKSTDSKPKPNPLSPEQAMKQFMSKMSSFEHHEVFSFPEVYFVGPNAKKRSGVMGGANNSGFDDDQGSYIHIPHDHITYRYEVLKVIGKGSFGQVVKAFDHKSQTHVALKMVRNEKRFHRQAAEEIRILEHLRKQDKDSSMNVIHMLENFTFRNHICMTFELLSMNLYELIKKNKFQGFSLPLVRKFAHSILQCLDSLHKNRIIHCDLKPENILLKQQGRSGIKVIDFGSSCYEHQRVYTYIQSRFYRAPEVILGSRYGMPIDMWSLGCILAELLTGYPLLPGEDEADQLACIIELLGMPSQKLLDASKRAKNFVSSKGYPRYCTVTTLPDGSTVLNGGRSRRGKVRSPPGGKEWSVALKGCDDPLFLDFLKQCLEWDPALRMTPSHALRHPWLRRRLPKPPAGTTTMAEKTSSSKRATATSDSAITSISKLATTSSTTTSSSSKTRTNLAAITDANGNIQPRTVLPKLVS encoded by the exons GGAGGCTCTAAAGCCGCCATGTCGGACGCTGTGCAGCTATCGTCGCAGTCGCAGGTCCACATCACCCAGCTGTACGAGGACAACAAGCGTCCGGTCCTGACCTCCCAGCCCAACGGCCTGGCTCCACTCAGCTCCACCCGGCCGGGCCTGCCGCTGCCTGACCGGCAGACGTCGTCCTCGGACCCCGGCCACCACGGCCGCCAGGGCAGTGCCACCTCCAACAAGTCGACAGACAGCAAGCCAAAGCCCAACCCCCTGTCCCCGGAGCAGGCCATGAAGCAGTTCATGTCTAAAATGTCCTCGTTCGAACACCACGAGGTCTTCAGCTTCCCTGAGG TGTATTTTGTCGGTCCGAATGCTAAGAAGAGGTCAGGGGTCATGGGCGGAGCCAACAACAGCGGCTTCGACGATGATCAGGGATCCTACATCCACATCCCACATGACCACATCACCTACCGCTACGAAGTCCTTAAGGTCATCGGCAAGGGCAGCTTTGGACAG GTGGTGAAGGCGTTCGACCACAAGTCGCAGACCCACGTGGCTCTGAAGATGGTCCGCAACGAGAAGCGCTTCCACCGGCAGGCGGCAGAGGAGATCCGCATCCTGGAGCACCTGAGGAAGCAGGACAAGGACTCGAGCATGAACGTCATCCACATGCTGGAAAACTTCACCTTCCGAAACCACATTTGCATGACCTTCGAGCTGCTCAGCATGAACCTCTACGAGCTCATCAAGAAGAACAAGTTCCAGGGCTTCAGCCTCCCGCTGGTCAGGAAGTTCGCCCACTCCATCCTGCAGTGTCTGGACTCACTGCACAAGAACCGCATCATCCACTGCGACCTCAAACCTGAGAACATTTTACTCAAACAACAGGGACGCAGCGGCATCAAG GTCATCGATTTTGGTTCCAGCTGTTATGAACATCAAAGAGTTTACACCTACATCCAGTCCAGGTTTTACCGAGCTCCAGAGGTCATTCTAG GCTCCAGGTATGGGATGCCTATCGACATGTGGTCCCTGGGCTGCATTCTGGCTGAGCTGCTGACCGGGTACCCGCTGTTACCGGGTGAGGATGAAGCCGACCAGCTTGCCTGCATCATCGAACTCCTGGGTATGCCCAGCCAGAAGCTCCTTGACGCCTCCAAACGAGCCAAGAACTTTGTCTCGTCCAAAGGGTATCCGCGGTACTGCACCGTCACCACGCTGCCCGATGGATCCACTGTGCTGAACGGAGGACGATCACGGCGGGGGAAGGTACGCAGCCCGCCGGGCGGCAAAGAGTGGAGCGTAGCGCTGAAAGGCTGCGATGACCCGCTGTTCCTGGACTTCCTCAAACAGTGTCTGGAGTGGGACCCGGCGCTCAGGATGACGCCCAGCCATGCTCTGCGCCACCCATGGCTGAGGAGGCGACTTCCCAAGCCACCAGCAGGAACCACCACCATGGCGGAGAAGACCTCATCATCTAAACGGGCCACCGCCACCTCCGACAGCGccatcacctccatctccaAGCTCGCCACCACCTCCTCAACCAcgacatcctcctcctccaaaacCAGGACTAACTTGGCAGCAATCACCGATGCCAATGGAAACATTCAGCCTAGGACGGTCCTGCCCAAACTGGTCAGCTGA
- the dyrk2 gene encoding dual specificity tyrosine-phosphorylation-regulated kinase 2 isoform X2 — protein MSDAVQLSSQSQVHITQLYEDNKRPVLTSQPNGLAPLSSTRPGLPLPDRQTSSSDPGHHGRQGSATSNKSTDSKPKPNPLSPEQAMKQFMSKMSSFEHHEVFSFPEVYFVGPNAKKRSGVMGGANNSGFDDDQGSYIHIPHDHITYRYEVLKVIGKGSFGQVVKAFDHKSQTHVALKMVRNEKRFHRQAAEEIRILEHLRKQDKDSSMNVIHMLENFTFRNHICMTFELLSMNLYELIKKNKFQGFSLPLVRKFAHSILQCLDSLHKNRIIHCDLKPENILLKQQGRSGIKVIDFGSSCYEHQRVYTYIQSRFYRAPEVILGSRYGMPIDMWSLGCILAELLTGYPLLPGEDEADQLACIIELLGMPSQKLLDASKRAKNFVSSKGYPRYCTVTTLPDGSTVLNGGRSRRGKVRSPPGGKEWSVALKGCDDPLFLDFLKQCLEWDPALRMTPSHALRHPWLRRRLPKPPAGTTTMAEKTSSSKRATATSDSAITSISKLATTSSTTTSSSSKTRTNLAAITDANGNIQPRTVLPKLVS, from the exons ATGTCGGACGCTGTGCAGCTATCGTCGCAGTCGCAGGTCCACATCACCCAGCTGTACGAGGACAACAAGCGTCCGGTCCTGACCTCCCAGCCCAACGGCCTGGCTCCACTCAGCTCCACCCGGCCGGGCCTGCCGCTGCCTGACCGGCAGACGTCGTCCTCGGACCCCGGCCACCACGGCCGCCAGGGCAGTGCCACCTCCAACAAGTCGACAGACAGCAAGCCAAAGCCCAACCCCCTGTCCCCGGAGCAGGCCATGAAGCAGTTCATGTCTAAAATGTCCTCGTTCGAACACCACGAGGTCTTCAGCTTCCCTGAGG TGTATTTTGTCGGTCCGAATGCTAAGAAGAGGTCAGGGGTCATGGGCGGAGCCAACAACAGCGGCTTCGACGATGATCAGGGATCCTACATCCACATCCCACATGACCACATCACCTACCGCTACGAAGTCCTTAAGGTCATCGGCAAGGGCAGCTTTGGACAG GTGGTGAAGGCGTTCGACCACAAGTCGCAGACCCACGTGGCTCTGAAGATGGTCCGCAACGAGAAGCGCTTCCACCGGCAGGCGGCAGAGGAGATCCGCATCCTGGAGCACCTGAGGAAGCAGGACAAGGACTCGAGCATGAACGTCATCCACATGCTGGAAAACTTCACCTTCCGAAACCACATTTGCATGACCTTCGAGCTGCTCAGCATGAACCTCTACGAGCTCATCAAGAAGAACAAGTTCCAGGGCTTCAGCCTCCCGCTGGTCAGGAAGTTCGCCCACTCCATCCTGCAGTGTCTGGACTCACTGCACAAGAACCGCATCATCCACTGCGACCTCAAACCTGAGAACATTTTACTCAAACAACAGGGACGCAGCGGCATCAAG GTCATCGATTTTGGTTCCAGCTGTTATGAACATCAAAGAGTTTACACCTACATCCAGTCCAGGTTTTACCGAGCTCCAGAGGTCATTCTAG GCTCCAGGTATGGGATGCCTATCGACATGTGGTCCCTGGGCTGCATTCTGGCTGAGCTGCTGACCGGGTACCCGCTGTTACCGGGTGAGGATGAAGCCGACCAGCTTGCCTGCATCATCGAACTCCTGGGTATGCCCAGCCAGAAGCTCCTTGACGCCTCCAAACGAGCCAAGAACTTTGTCTCGTCCAAAGGGTATCCGCGGTACTGCACCGTCACCACGCTGCCCGATGGATCCACTGTGCTGAACGGAGGACGATCACGGCGGGGGAAGGTACGCAGCCCGCCGGGCGGCAAAGAGTGGAGCGTAGCGCTGAAAGGCTGCGATGACCCGCTGTTCCTGGACTTCCTCAAACAGTGTCTGGAGTGGGACCCGGCGCTCAGGATGACGCCCAGCCATGCTCTGCGCCACCCATGGCTGAGGAGGCGACTTCCCAAGCCACCAGCAGGAACCACCACCATGGCGGAGAAGACCTCATCATCTAAACGGGCCACCGCCACCTCCGACAGCGccatcacctccatctccaAGCTCGCCACCACCTCCTCAACCAcgacatcctcctcctccaaaacCAGGACTAACTTGGCAGCAATCACCGATGCCAATGGAAACATTCAGCCTAGGACGGTCCTGCCCAAACTGGTCAGCTGA